Proteins encoded by one window of Nitrincola iocasae:
- a CDS encoding LemA family protein, whose product MELSTIIFIVVVAVVVFYVISIFNRLVALKNRFENAFSQIEVQLKRRYDLIPNLVETAKGYMQHERETLEAVTAARNTAMASLQAAASNPGNAAAIGELMSSEGALQSALSGLKVTMEAYPDLKASENMQQLSEELITTENRVSFARQAFNDAVMAYNTYKQSFPQRVFATTFGHAEDASLLEFEDSAEIQAAPKVSF is encoded by the coding sequence ATGGAACTGTCTACGATTATCTTCATTGTGGTTGTCGCCGTTGTTGTCTTCTATGTCATCAGTATTTTTAACCGCCTGGTGGCATTGAAGAACCGCTTTGAAAATGCCTTTTCACAAATTGAAGTCCAGTTGAAACGTCGCTATGACCTGATTCCTAACCTGGTGGAAACCGCCAAGGGTTATATGCAGCATGAGCGGGAAACACTGGAAGCGGTTACTGCCGCTCGTAATACCGCTATGGCCAGTTTACAAGCCGCGGCATCCAACCCTGGGAATGCGGCCGCTATCGGTGAGTTGATGAGTTCAGAAGGTGCCCTGCAAAGTGCACTGAGTGGGCTCAAGGTGACCATGGAAGCCTATCCGGATCTGAAAGCGTCTGAAAATATGCAGCAGTTATCCGAAGAGCTGATCACTACTGAAAATCGGGTCTCTTTTGCGCGCCAGGCTTTTAATGATGCGGTTATGGCTTACAACACCTACAAGCAGAGTTTTCCACAGCGGGTATTTGCTACCACCTTTGGTCATGCGGAAGATGCGTCATTGTTGGAGTTTGAAGACAGTGCCGAAATTCAGGCGGCACCCAAAGTGTCCTTTTAA
- a CDS encoding PGAP1-like alpha/beta domain-containing protein encodes MKHSSVQYCPVPVVLPIVFVPGLMGSRLRTKHDGQIVWDPQDNKVNAATIAFKGAKAKRDLLVNEGGLPYSPDYLEVDFGETQSSHAMHQEQIERGWGGLMQGSYFNFITWLQLIAPHPASGQLPPGCFSLQYEVWAHPYNWTDDNFNAGKTLADTVQKAIDGTHEKYQGRNTRVLKPIIITHSMGGLVSRAYTQLHGGEGEVHGVIHGAQPCDGAPDAYKRMLAGSEGMARFVLGANQAQVTATAGNMPGVLQLLPNQWHKTVAGDTRWLKVTGPLGETLLSKPDNNPYSDVYLNQTDWWRLIYAEYLNPESKDLDKTFKAYTEELLKAATFHAQLGPEVFHPNTRMLYADDTGHPSWDHVEWKQIYGEDDHTDRNNWSRGTFSATLGRGQIEISKSVQDPLYDVQGLHELLSIYKIQPANAPGDGTVHAGSGIHVSGPMSIATQRGFEHQSCFDSSEARRITAEWLLDMVQEQL; translated from the coding sequence ATGAAACACTCTTCGGTTCAATATTGCCCAGTACCCGTTGTGCTTCCCATTGTTTTTGTCCCCGGCCTTATGGGGAGCCGATTGCGAACCAAGCACGATGGACAGATCGTTTGGGATCCTCAAGATAATAAAGTGAATGCAGCAACTATCGCTTTCAAAGGTGCGAAAGCTAAAAGAGATCTCCTCGTCAACGAAGGTGGACTTCCTTACTCCCCCGATTATCTCGAAGTGGATTTCGGAGAGACCCAAAGCAGTCACGCCATGCATCAGGAACAAATCGAACGTGGTTGGGGTGGATTGATGCAGGGATCCTATTTCAATTTTATAACCTGGTTGCAGCTTATCGCCCCGCATCCAGCCAGCGGGCAGTTGCCACCTGGATGCTTTAGTTTGCAGTATGAAGTCTGGGCACACCCTTATAACTGGACCGATGACAATTTCAATGCAGGAAAGACACTGGCCGATACCGTACAAAAAGCCATTGACGGCACACATGAAAAATATCAGGGTAGAAATACCCGTGTACTCAAGCCGATCATTATTACCCATTCCATGGGCGGCTTGGTTTCGCGGGCCTATACTCAGTTGCATGGTGGTGAAGGAGAGGTGCATGGCGTTATTCACGGTGCTCAACCCTGCGATGGTGCACCCGATGCGTACAAGCGCATGCTGGCCGGTTCTGAAGGAATGGCGCGTTTTGTGCTCGGAGCGAATCAGGCGCAAGTCACTGCGACGGCAGGTAACATGCCGGGCGTTCTTCAGTTGTTGCCTAATCAGTGGCACAAAACTGTTGCAGGCGATACCCGGTGGCTCAAGGTCACTGGACCACTAGGAGAAACGCTCTTATCCAAGCCCGATAACAATCCTTACTCAGACGTATATCTAAACCAAACCGACTGGTGGCGTTTGATTTATGCAGAATATTTAAATCCTGAATCAAAAGATTTAGATAAGACTTTTAAGGCATATACTGAAGAACTTCTTAAAGCCGCAACATTCCACGCACAACTCGGCCCAGAGGTATTTCATCCCAACACACGCATGCTTTATGCCGATGATACTGGGCACCCATCATGGGATCATGTGGAGTGGAAACAAATCTATGGCGAAGACGATCACACTGATAGGAATAATTGGTCCAGAGGTACATTTTCAGCAACACTTGGTAGAGGACAGATTGAAATCTCAAAAAGTGTTCAGGACCCATTATACGATGTGCAAGGCTTACACGAACTACTTTCAATATATAAAATCCAGCCCGCCAACGCACCTGGTGACGGTACCGTCCATGCAGGCTCTGGTATCCATGTTTCAGGCCCCATGTCCATTGCCACTCAACGTGGTTTTGAACACCAATCCTGTTTTGATTCATCTGAAGCTCGTCGTATAACAGCGGAGTGGTTGCTGGATATGGTTCAAGAGCAATTGTAG